From a region of the Mycolicibacterium sp. MU0050 genome:
- a CDS encoding oxygenase MpaB family protein, which yields MTVTGERPEILLEDVEFNRRDHPDRPLRPIPPGRDHFAAQWRHMRECMFGEWIDIDKEAEPNTITRLRDDYFWQADEHMIGAVDAFERLGHEKGRALFEQALTQGIDTLEDPPAEFVELFEHLDGLADQFDLVAAERGRMLAMSCTQAATTIIQGWAFYETAMTGDISASTGATGRFADDGPRRFLETARVFSQFTLPDIFDRHSEAFQDVVRVRLMHAIVSRGLRRKWGDKVYLKFGEPIPVTSLLGFGSGMLLGRLVDHAFGRKLTRQQLDDLAEYSSYNGRLWGAPERLHSADGVELIKSLNYVLARGGNPSPWRAELVDAIAGPDHIQTLTETQPDWVKKLVARYANQITATIALAPAGVVFGYRQIEAMIEGTLFEPLGYNFERRVRLFTNFTRLNVGIAMITDRLPFSNPIRERKKKTGAAARARIGMLNKIARGRQIPLTYSHHDRSVNGEGFTG from the coding sequence ATGACTGTCACTGGTGAGCGTCCGGAAATCCTGCTCGAGGACGTGGAGTTCAACCGCCGCGACCACCCGGATCGGCCGTTGCGGCCCATCCCACCGGGGCGCGACCACTTCGCCGCGCAGTGGCGTCACATGCGGGAGTGCATGTTCGGCGAGTGGATCGACATCGACAAGGAGGCTGAGCCGAACACCATCACCCGGCTCCGAGACGACTATTTCTGGCAGGCCGACGAACACATGATCGGCGCGGTCGACGCGTTCGAGCGCCTCGGCCACGAAAAGGGCCGAGCGCTGTTCGAGCAGGCATTGACCCAGGGCATCGACACGCTGGAGGACCCGCCGGCGGAGTTCGTCGAACTCTTCGAGCACCTGGACGGCCTGGCCGACCAGTTCGACCTCGTCGCCGCCGAGCGGGGCCGGATGCTGGCGATGTCGTGCACGCAGGCGGCCACCACCATCATCCAGGGCTGGGCGTTCTACGAGACGGCGATGACCGGGGACATCTCCGCGTCCACGGGCGCCACCGGGCGGTTCGCCGACGACGGGCCGCGCCGTTTCCTCGAGACGGCGCGGGTGTTCTCGCAGTTCACCCTGCCCGACATCTTCGACCGGCACTCGGAAGCCTTCCAGGACGTGGTGCGCGTGCGACTGATGCACGCCATCGTCAGCCGCGGGCTGCGGCGCAAGTGGGGCGACAAGGTCTACCTCAAGTTCGGCGAGCCCATCCCGGTGACGTCGCTGCTCGGCTTCGGCAGCGGAATGCTGCTCGGGCGGCTCGTCGACCATGCGTTCGGGCGCAAACTGACCCGCCAACAACTCGACGACCTCGCCGAGTACTCGTCGTACAACGGGCGGCTGTGGGGCGCGCCGGAGCGCCTCCATTCCGCCGACGGCGTGGAGTTGATCAAGTCGCTGAACTACGTCCTGGCCCGGGGCGGCAACCCGTCGCCGTGGCGCGCCGAACTCGTCGACGCCATCGCCGGACCCGACCACATCCAGACCCTGACCGAGACGCAGCCCGACTGGGTCAAGAAGTTGGTGGCCCGCTACGCCAACCAGATCACCGCGACCATCGCCCTGGCTCCGGCCGGCGTCGTGTTCGGGTATCGGCAGATCGAGGCGATGATCGAGGGCACACTGTTCGAGCCGCTGGGCTACAACTTCGAGCGCCGGGTGCGGCTCTTCACGAACTTCACCCGGCTCAATGTCGGAATCGCGATGATCACCGACCGGTTGCCGTTCTCCAATCCGATCCGGGAGCGCAAGAAGAAGACCGGGGCGGCGGCGCGCGCACGGATCGGCATGCTGAACAAGATCGCCCGTGGCAGGCAGATTCCGCTGACCTACAGCCACCACGACCGGTCGGTGAACGGCGAGGGATTCACCGGCTGA
- a CDS encoding helix-turn-helix domain-containing protein, with protein sequence MPTAQRRPRGRPAGGGISADQAKTVLMDAAEELFIANGYRATTMEAIAQHAGYSRAAIYRQFPNRRALIAAMVNRTTQHHMAAMLPRLPEGAGLITVLVEALVIVASELVEDPLLRTISEQAPDGTIASMIAEDPALVSLVEATVAGMGTDDSNRLRPGLRAHDVAQFIIATALSLLLHTVPGTSDPDVTRRYLQTFVLPALVHNPPPPSGVFPQR encoded by the coding sequence GTGCCAACAGCCCAACGCCGCCCCCGGGGTCGACCGGCCGGCGGCGGAATCTCCGCCGATCAGGCCAAGACCGTGCTGATGGACGCAGCCGAGGAGTTGTTCATCGCGAACGGCTACCGGGCCACGACCATGGAGGCCATCGCCCAGCACGCCGGCTACTCGCGCGCCGCCATCTACCGGCAGTTCCCCAACCGCCGCGCGCTGATCGCGGCGATGGTCAACCGAACCACCCAGCACCACATGGCAGCGATGCTGCCCCGCCTGCCCGAAGGGGCCGGACTCATCACGGTCCTGGTCGAGGCGCTCGTCATCGTCGCCTCCGAACTGGTCGAGGACCCCCTGTTGAGGACCATCTCCGAACAAGCTCCCGATGGAACCATCGCCTCGATGATCGCCGAGGACCCGGCGCTCGTCTCATTGGTCGAGGCCACGGTCGCCGGCATGGGCACCGACGACTCGAACAGGCTGCGTCCCGGTCTGCGCGCGCACGATGTGGCGCAGTTCATCATCGCCACCGCGTTGAGCCTGCTGCTTCACACGGTGCCGGGCACGAGCGATCCGGACGTGACGCGCCGCTACCTGCAGACTTTCGTACTGCCGGCGCTGGTCCACAACCCCCCGCCGCCTTCGGGTGTATTTCCGCAACGTTGA
- a CDS encoding metalloregulator ArsR/SmtB family transcription factor: MADRDEDRADAFFHALADRTRRDILRRVLAGEHSVSALAANYDMSFAAVQKHVAVLEKAGLISKRRQGREQLASGEVEALRSVSSMLTELEDVWRGRIARIDDLLNKE; this comes from the coding sequence GTGGCCGACCGGGACGAGGACAGAGCGGACGCGTTCTTCCACGCCTTGGCCGACCGGACCCGGCGGGACATCCTGCGTCGGGTACTGGCCGGGGAGCACTCGGTCTCGGCACTCGCGGCGAACTACGACATGAGCTTTGCCGCCGTGCAGAAACACGTCGCCGTATTGGAGAAGGCAGGCCTGATCTCCAAGCGTCGCCAGGGGCGAGAGCAATTGGCGAGCGGCGAGGTGGAGGCGCTGCGTTCGGTCTCATCGATGCTCACCGAGCTCGAGGACGTCTGGCGTGGCCGCATCGCTCGCATCGACGATCTACTCAACAAGGAGTAA
- a CDS encoding HNH endonuclease signature motif containing protein encodes MSTAADTFAEEVTPAQRLDQLFEQLAELTGQRNAIDGRIVEIVAELDRDDLCGMTGARSVGSLVAWKTGTTPRNAETMLAVARRINEFPRCTEALREGRLSLDRVGVIAENAADGSDEHYAQFAEAATVTQLRTAVKLEPRPDPEPRAECRRSITQVVEDDYTSWRIRLPRVEAAKFEAALQSHRDALISDWKRDHDSDDDGQVSEQAPPFPDGVDAFMRLIEAGWDAEAARRPHGQHTTVVVHVDVEKRLGSLHLGPALTDDERRYLLCDATCEVWFERSGQPIGAGRTTRQISRRLRRALEKRDRCCVVPGCGATRGLHAHHIVHWENSGATELDNLVLVCPYHHRAHHRGVITITGPADRLVVTDAAGDPLTNRALSRPPKQPPPDVAPCPGPTGERADWWWYTPFEPEPPPLN; translated from the coding sequence ATGTCCACCGCCGCAGACACTTTCGCCGAGGAAGTGACACCTGCGCAGCGGCTGGACCAGCTGTTCGAGCAGCTCGCGGAGCTGACCGGTCAGCGCAATGCGATCGACGGTCGCATCGTGGAGATCGTCGCCGAGCTGGACCGCGACGACCTGTGCGGGATGACAGGCGCGAGGTCGGTCGGCTCGCTGGTTGCCTGGAAGACCGGCACCACCCCGCGCAACGCCGAGACGATGCTCGCCGTCGCTCGCCGTATCAACGAATTCCCGCGCTGTACAGAGGCTTTGCGCGAGGGTCGGCTGTCGCTCGACAGGGTCGGCGTCATCGCCGAGAACGCCGCCGACGGGTCCGACGAGCACTATGCCCAGTTCGCCGAGGCGGCCACCGTCACCCAACTCCGTACCGCGGTCAAGCTGGAACCGCGGCCCGACCCCGAGCCGCGCGCGGAATGCCGCCGCTCGATCACCCAGGTCGTCGAGGACGACTACACCAGCTGGCGCATTCGCCTGCCGCGGGTCGAGGCGGCCAAGTTCGAGGCCGCGCTGCAGTCCCACCGCGACGCACTGATCTCCGATTGGAAACGCGACCACGACTCCGACGACGACGGCCAGGTGTCCGAGCAGGCGCCGCCGTTCCCGGACGGGGTCGATGCGTTCATGCGGCTCATCGAGGCCGGCTGGGACGCCGAAGCGGCGCGCCGCCCGCATGGGCAGCACACCACCGTGGTCGTGCATGTCGACGTCGAGAAGCGCTTGGGCTCACTGCATCTAGGTCCCGCACTCACCGACGACGAGCGTCGCTATCTGCTCTGCGACGCCACCTGCGAGGTCTGGTTCGAACGCAGCGGCCAGCCGATCGGGGCCGGCCGGACCACCCGCCAGATCAGCCGTCGGCTCCGACGCGCGCTCGAAAAGCGGGACCGCTGTTGTGTGGTGCCCGGCTGCGGCGCGACCCGTGGTCTGCACGCGCATCACATCGTGCACTGGGAGAACAGCGGGGCCACCGAACTGGACAACCTCGTGCTGGTCTGCCCGTATCACCACCGGGCACACCACCGTGGCGTCATCACCATCACCGGGCCGGCCGACCGGCTCGTGGTCACCGACGCGGCCGGGGATCCGCTGACCAACCGGGCGCTGTCCCGACCACCGAAACAACCTCCGCCGGATGTGGCGCCCTGCCCCGGACCGACCGGCGAACGCGCCGACTGGTGGTGGTACACGCCCTTCGAGCCCGAGCCGCCTCCGCTGAATTGA
- a CDS encoding DNA gyrase subunit A has protein sequence MTATLDVPEQNPDLVLDQSADDYWNLYQLTFALYSVSDRAIPSAYDGLKPGQRRLLYQMHDSKLFPGNKPQKSSKVCSAVTGNLHPHGGASMYGAAALMAADFQRVKVIDGQGAFPRIQGDIPAADRYTEMRLSAPGAALTAELDSHAVPMVATFDGEWTEPTVLPAQWPVLLCNGAVGIAEGWATKVPAHNPREIMAACRALLKTPNMTDDRLMKLIPGPDWGCGARVIGESGLREYITTGRGQFTVRGTVSVEGKNCIITELPPGVASNTVQERIRAMVDSGELSGVADMSDLTDRRNGLRIVVTAKRGHDAEKIRDQLLALTPLESTFAASLVALDENRVPRWWSVRELIAAFLSLRDSVVLHRSEYRLEKVTARRHLVAGLMTIHLDIDAAVAVIRGSETVDEARQGLQDRFKIDAVQADYVLALQLRRLTKLDVIELQAEAEKLDAEFAELTELVSNPDARRKVIDKELVETAKLFKGPEYDRRTVLDFEATPVSAADDGPRERKVNAAWRLDDRGVFSDSHGELLTSGLGWAVWTDGRVKFTTGAGLPYKIRDIPVAPDITGLLRSGVLPDGFHLALVTRRGKILRIDPAAVNPQGAAGNGVAGVKLAADGDEVIAALPLSCGNGEAILSIAEKSYKVTEAADVPVKGRGGAGVGFHPFVKGEDALLSASVSATGFVRGKRSVRAENRAKASIKGSGADVSPAE, from the coding sequence GTGACCGCCACCCTGGATGTCCCCGAGCAGAATCCCGACCTGGTCCTCGACCAGAGCGCCGACGACTACTGGAACCTCTACCAGCTGACCTTTGCGCTCTACAGCGTCAGTGACCGCGCGATCCCGTCCGCCTACGACGGCCTGAAACCGGGGCAGCGGCGTCTGCTCTACCAGATGCACGACTCGAAGCTGTTCCCCGGCAACAAGCCCCAGAAGTCGTCGAAGGTCTGCTCCGCGGTCACCGGCAACCTGCACCCGCACGGCGGGGCGTCGATGTACGGTGCGGCGGCACTGATGGCCGCCGACTTCCAGCGCGTGAAAGTCATTGACGGCCAAGGCGCTTTCCCCCGCATCCAGGGCGACATCCCTGCCGCCGACCGCTATACCGAGATGCGGTTGTCCGCCCCCGGCGCCGCGCTGACCGCCGAACTCGACAGCCACGCCGTGCCGATGGTGGCGACCTTCGACGGCGAATGGACCGAGCCCACGGTGCTGCCGGCGCAGTGGCCGGTGCTGTTGTGCAACGGCGCGGTGGGCATCGCCGAAGGCTGGGCCACCAAGGTGCCGGCCCACAATCCGCGCGAGATCATGGCCGCCTGTCGCGCGCTGCTGAAGACCCCGAACATGACCGACGACCGGCTGATGAAGCTGATCCCGGGCCCGGACTGGGGCTGCGGCGCGCGGGTGATCGGCGAGTCCGGCCTGCGCGAGTACATCACCACCGGCCGGGGACAGTTCACGGTGCGCGGCACGGTGAGCGTCGAGGGTAAGAACTGCATCATCACCGAACTGCCGCCGGGCGTGGCGAGCAACACTGTGCAGGAACGGATCCGGGCCATGGTCGACTCCGGCGAGCTGTCCGGCGTCGCCGACATGTCGGATCTGACCGACCGCCGCAACGGGCTGCGCATCGTCGTCACCGCCAAACGGGGACACGACGCCGAGAAGATCCGTGACCAACTGCTGGCCCTGACGCCGCTGGAGTCGACCTTCGCCGCGAGCCTCGTCGCGCTGGACGAGAACCGGGTGCCGCGCTGGTGGTCGGTGCGGGAACTGATCGCCGCATTCCTGTCGCTGCGCGATTCGGTGGTGCTGCACCGCAGCGAATACCGGCTGGAGAAGGTCACCGCGCGACGCCATCTGGTGGCCGGCCTGATGACCATCCACCTGGACATCGACGCCGCGGTGGCCGTGATCCGTGGGTCCGAGACCGTCGACGAGGCCCGGCAGGGCCTGCAGGACCGGTTCAAGATCGACGCCGTGCAGGCCGACTACGTGTTGGCGCTGCAGCTGCGCAGGCTGACCAAGCTCGACGTCATCGAACTGCAGGCCGAGGCCGAGAAACTGGATGCCGAATTCGCCGAACTCACTGAGCTGGTGTCGAATCCGGACGCGCGGCGCAAGGTGATCGACAAGGAATTGGTGGAGACCGCCAAGCTGTTCAAGGGTCCCGAATACGATCGCCGCACCGTGTTGGACTTCGAGGCCACCCCGGTCAGCGCCGCCGACGACGGTCCGCGAGAGCGCAAGGTCAATGCCGCCTGGCGCCTCGATGACCGGGGCGTGTTCTCCGACAGCCACGGCGAGTTGCTCACCTCCGGGCTGGGGTGGGCGGTGTGGACCGACGGCCGGGTGAAGTTCACCACCGGCGCCGGCCTGCCGTACAAGATCCGCGACATCCCGGTTGCCCCGGACATCACCGGCCTGCTGCGCTCCGGCGTGCTACCCGACGGGTTCCATCTGGCCCTGGTGACCCGGCGCGGCAAGATCCTTCGTATCGACCCCGCCGCCGTGAATCCGCAGGGCGCAGCGGGTAATGGGGTGGCCGGAGTGAAGCTGGCCGCCGACGGCGACGAGGTGATCGCCGCGTTGCCGCTGTCGTGCGGCAACGGTGAGGCCATCCTGTCGATCGCCGAGAAGAGCTACAAGGTGACCGAGGCCGCCGACGTCCCGGTGAAGGGCCGCGGCGGTGCCGGCGTCGGATTCCACCCGTTCGTCAAGGGGGAGGACGCGCTGCTGTCGGCATCGGTGTCCGCGACCGGGTTCGTGCGTGGGAAGCGTTCCGTGCGCGCCGAGAACCGGGCCAAGGCGTCGATCAAGGGATCCGGCGCGGACGTGTCCCCGGCCGAGTAG
- a CDS encoding SRPBCC domain-containing protein produces the protein MPVTDISKDIDNLTLTITAEFTAPVERVWQIYADPRQLEKIWGPPGFPATVVDHALRPGGTVTYFMTGPDGEKYGGWWKVTAVDEPRSFAFDDGFADEDLKPAADMPVSHNVYTFEPVGDGATRVTYVSRYESAEGLQQVLEMGVEEGSREAINQIDALLAG, from the coding sequence ATGCCTGTCACCGATATCAGCAAGGACATCGACAATCTCACCCTGACCATCACGGCGGAATTCACCGCACCGGTCGAGCGGGTCTGGCAGATCTACGCCGATCCGCGGCAACTCGAGAAGATCTGGGGCCCACCCGGATTTCCGGCCACGGTGGTGGACCATGCGCTGCGCCCGGGCGGAACCGTGACGTACTTCATGACGGGACCCGACGGCGAGAAGTACGGCGGATGGTGGAAGGTCACGGCCGTCGACGAGCCCCGCAGCTTCGCCTTCGACGACGGGTTCGCCGACGAGGACCTGAAGCCGGCGGCCGACATGCCGGTCTCGCACAACGTGTACACCTTCGAACCCGTCGGCGACGGCGCCACCAGGGTCACCTACGTCAGCCGGTACGAATCGGCCGAGGGCCTGCAGCAGGTTCTGGAGATGGGTGTGGAGGAGGGCTCGCGCGAGGCGATCAACCAGATCGATGCCCTGCTCGCGGGCTGA
- a CDS encoding toprim domain-containing protein: MSYTAADITELDDVQHTRLRPAVNLGLDVLNTALRELIDNAIEEVAVPSHGGSTVTITLHADGSVSVADDGRGLPVDTDPTTGKNGIVKTLGTARAGGKFSAHTDAASTGAGLNGIGAAAAVFISARTDVTVRRAGKTYLQSFGRGYPGTFEGKDFDPEAPFTRSDTQKLRGTGNRKPDLHGTTVRILFDPAVVPDNSIDIGEVLLRAHAAARMSPGVHLVVNDEGWPGEEIPPALLEPFAGPWGTDTLLDLMCTAAGTPAPEIRAVVEGRGEYTTGRGPTPFRWSLTAGPAEPATVAAFCNTVRTPGGGSHLTAAMKGLSEALADRASRIRDLGLAKGEEGPEPQDFAAVTALAVDTRAPDVSWDSQAKTAVSSRSLNMAMAPDVARSVTIWAANPANGDTVTLWTKLALESARARRSAEGAKARSRAASKAKGLGTNLSLPPKLLPSRETGRGSGAELFLCEGDSALGTIKAARDATFQAAFPLKGKPPNVYGFALSKARAKDEFDSIERILGCGVRDSCDPELCRYDRILFASDADPDGGNINSSLISMFLDFYRPLVEAGMVYVTLPPLFVVKTASERIYCQDESERDAAVAKMKAASKGRVEVQRNKGLGEMDADDFWNTVLDPQRRTVIRVHPDDAEKKLHHTLFGGPPEGRRTWMADVAARVDTASLDLD, translated from the coding sequence TTGAGTTACACCGCCGCCGACATCACCGAACTCGATGATGTCCAGCACACCCGCCTGCGGCCGGCGGTGAACCTGGGGCTCGACGTGCTGAACACCGCGCTGCGTGAGCTCATCGACAACGCCATCGAAGAGGTCGCCGTGCCCAGCCACGGCGGCTCGACGGTCACGATCACCCTGCACGCCGACGGGTCGGTGAGCGTCGCCGACGACGGCCGCGGCCTGCCCGTCGACACCGATCCCACGACCGGGAAGAACGGCATCGTCAAGACGCTGGGCACCGCGCGCGCCGGTGGGAAGTTCTCCGCGCACACCGACGCTGCCAGCACCGGCGCCGGGTTGAACGGGATCGGCGCCGCGGCGGCGGTGTTCATCTCCGCGCGCACCGACGTCACGGTGCGCCGGGCCGGCAAGACCTATCTGCAGAGCTTCGGCCGCGGCTACCCCGGCACGTTCGAGGGCAAGGACTTCGACCCTGAGGCCCCGTTCACCCGCTCCGACACCCAGAAGCTGCGCGGCACCGGCAACCGCAAACCGGACCTGCACGGCACCACGGTCCGGATCCTGTTCGACCCCGCCGTCGTGCCCGACAACTCCATCGACATCGGCGAGGTGTTGCTGCGGGCACACGCCGCGGCACGGATGTCGCCCGGTGTGCACCTGGTGGTGAACGACGAGGGCTGGCCCGGCGAGGAGATCCCGCCGGCGCTGCTCGAACCGTTCGCCGGGCCGTGGGGCACCGACACCCTGCTGGACCTGATGTGCACCGCGGCCGGCACCCCCGCGCCCGAGATCCGCGCCGTCGTCGAGGGCCGCGGCGAATACACCACCGGCCGCGGCCCGACGCCGTTTCGCTGGTCGCTGACCGCCGGTCCCGCCGAACCGGCGACCGTGGCCGCGTTCTGCAACACCGTCCGCACACCCGGCGGCGGGTCGCACCTGACGGCGGCCATGAAGGGCCTGTCCGAAGCACTGGCCGACCGGGCGTCCCGGATCCGCGATCTGGGCCTGGCCAAGGGCGAGGAGGGCCCGGAACCGCAGGACTTCGCCGCCGTCACCGCCCTGGCCGTCGATACCCGGGCGCCCGATGTGTCCTGGGATTCCCAGGCCAAGACCGCAGTGTCGTCGCGGTCGTTGAACATGGCGATGGCACCGGACGTGGCACGCAGCGTCACCATCTGGGCGGCCAATCCCGCCAACGGCGACACCGTCACGCTGTGGACCAAGCTGGCGCTGGAGTCGGCCCGCGCCCGGCGCAGCGCGGAAGGGGCCAAGGCCCGGTCGCGCGCCGCGTCGAAGGCCAAGGGTCTGGGCACCAACCTGTCGCTGCCGCCGAAGCTGCTGCCCAGCCGGGAGACCGGCCGGGGCTCGGGCGCCGAACTGTTTCTGTGCGAGGGCGATTCGGCGCTGGGCACCATCAAGGCCGCCCGCGACGCCACGTTCCAGGCAGCCTTTCCGCTGAAAGGTAAGCCCCCCAACGTCTATGGCTTCGCCCTGAGCAAGGCGCGCGCCAAGGACGAGTTCGATTCGATCGAGCGCATCCTGGGCTGCGGCGTCCGGGACAGCTGCGATCCGGAACTGTGCCGGTACGACCGGATCCTGTTCGCCTCCGACGCCGATCCCGACGGCGGCAACATCAACTCGAGCCTCATCTCGATGTTCCTCGACTTCTACCGCCCGCTGGTCGAGGCCGGGATGGTGTACGTGACGTTGCCACCGCTGTTCGTGGTCAAGACCGCCAGCGAGCGGATCTACTGCCAGGACGAGTCCGAGCGCGACGCGGCGGTGGCCAAGATGAAGGCCGCCTCGAAGGGCCGGGTCGAGGTACAGCGCAACAAGGGCCTGGGCGAGATGGACGCTGACGACTTCTGGAACACCGTGCTGGATCCGCAGCGCCGCACGGTGATTCGCGTGCATCCCGATGACGCCGAGAAGAAACTGCACCACACGCTGTTCGGCGGACCCCCCGAGGGCCGGCGCACCTGGATGGCCGATGTCGCCGCCCGCGTCGACACCGCTTCCCTCGATCTCGACTAG
- a CDS encoding alpha/beta fold hydrolase — translation MREVQVPDGPATEPDAAGPQQEVAAPTPSVPEIAEVEQVSPEDPAAAPPADATSADLRSRIQGAEARARELVTALVSQGTESERPRAATVDTETRAAAAVGPDAPSRVEASLDAVRSAADAVLERAANTTAGEVESTAPEDLSDDAGQRSFLASGNQVQIAATGIRATAIGVAGSLRQGLDTLRHPHPAGPVNVIGSVVFSLLGAALQTLSGPPVLPPNSTVAVRTSTLALSESGKTVRADWYFPDEIDEETRLIYLQHGFMATGPMYSYTAAHLAESTNSIVVAPSLSSNLFVPDAHWIGGGPLQQDVAALFRDDRTELAASAAEAGYVGVLPDEYVLVGHSLGGTLVMGAAEKMDDATIRNLRGVVLLDAVDADNAVPEGLARLRGDNFRPVLNISSERYTWNLDGIVADQLQQARPDSFNGVMLIGGRHIDALQGGNPILQIAEYLIAGFSTPENIDAVKVLAGEWINDMFDGVTPSYDPAGPGTATPLSSASEETLIVMPWDPIAKVILDVLFRFAVFQPLAAAADGVWADSTSTAV, via the coding sequence ATGCGTGAAGTGCAGGTGCCCGACGGGCCGGCGACGGAACCTGACGCGGCTGGACCGCAACAGGAGGTCGCGGCACCGACGCCGTCGGTTCCGGAAATTGCTGAGGTGGAGCAGGTTTCGCCTGAGGATCCGGCGGCAGCACCACCGGCCGATGCCACATCCGCCGACCTGCGTTCCCGGATACAAGGCGCCGAGGCCCGGGCTCGCGAGCTCGTAACGGCGCTGGTCTCGCAGGGGACGGAGAGCGAACGCCCGCGCGCGGCAACGGTCGACACCGAAACCCGGGCGGCGGCCGCAGTCGGCCCGGATGCCCCGTCGCGCGTGGAAGCATCACTCGATGCGGTCCGATCGGCGGCCGATGCGGTGTTGGAGCGCGCGGCGAACACCACCGCCGGTGAAGTGGAATCAACTGCTCCAGAGGATCTTTCCGACGACGCCGGGCAGCGGTCTTTCCTCGCGAGCGGCAATCAGGTCCAGATCGCGGCAACCGGCATCCGGGCGACCGCGATCGGAGTGGCCGGATCTTTGCGACAGGGTCTCGATACGCTGCGGCATCCTCATCCGGCCGGGCCGGTGAACGTGATCGGGTCGGTGGTGTTCTCCCTGCTGGGCGCGGCGCTGCAAACCCTTTCCGGCCCGCCGGTGTTACCGCCCAACAGCACCGTGGCCGTTCGGACCTCGACTCTGGCGCTGTCCGAATCGGGCAAGACGGTCCGCGCTGATTGGTACTTCCCCGACGAGATCGACGAAGAGACCCGGTTGATCTACCTGCAGCACGGGTTCATGGCTACTGGCCCGATGTACAGCTACACCGCGGCCCACCTTGCCGAGAGCACCAACAGCATCGTCGTCGCGCCGTCACTGTCATCGAATCTCTTTGTTCCGGACGCGCATTGGATCGGTGGTGGCCCGCTTCAGCAGGATGTGGCCGCCCTGTTCCGTGATGACCGGACCGAGCTGGCAGCCAGTGCCGCCGAGGCCGGATACGTCGGAGTGCTGCCGGACGAGTACGTGCTGGTGGGTCACTCGTTGGGCGGGACCCTGGTCATGGGCGCCGCGGAAAAGATGGACGACGCGACGATCCGAAACTTGAGAGGGGTGGTGCTCCTCGACGCCGTAGACGCGGACAACGCAGTTCCGGAGGGGTTGGCGCGGCTGCGCGGCGACAACTTCCGGCCCGTGCTCAACATCTCCTCCGAGCGCTACACCTGGAATCTCGACGGCATTGTGGCGGACCAGTTGCAGCAGGCGCGGCCCGATAGCTTCAACGGGGTGATGCTCATCGGGGGCCGCCACATCGATGCGTTGCAGGGTGGAAATCCGATCCTGCAAATCGCCGAGTACCTCATCGCGGGATTTTCGACGCCGGAAAACATCGATGCCGTCAAAGTCCTTGCCGGCGAGTGGATCAACGACATGTTCGACGGTGTTACGCCCAGCTATGACCCGGCGGGCCCCGGCACCGCGACCCCGCTGAGCTCCGCCTCAGAGGAAACTTTGATCGTCATGCCCTGGGATCCCATTGCGAAGGTCATTCTCGACGTGCTGTTCCGGTTCGCTGTGTTTCAGCCGCTGGCGGCAGCCGCTGACGGGGTGTGGGCCGATTCGACAAGCACGGCCGTGTGA